The Camelus ferus isolate YT-003-E chromosome 13, BCGSAC_Cfer_1.0, whole genome shotgun sequence genome segment agggataaaatgggggtttgggatttgtagatactacctaccatatataaaatggatgaacaaggtcctactgtacagcacagggaactatattcaatacctcataatggcctataatgaaaaagcatatgaaaaggaatatatgcatgtataaatcaatcactatgctgtacatcagaaattaacacattgttaatcaacaatatttcaattaaaaaagcatAAGCTTGTAGAACTGGAATTAAAATTCTAGTGTCCCGAGTTCAAGGAAGTGCTGAGTAGTTACTAAACAAGTCTGATATGCCAGGCTGTTCTAAGCGCTGAGGATGAACAGAGTTCTTGTCTTCGTGGGGCGCCAGACTAGTGGGCAGGGGTCAGAAACCGCACATATGATGGTTCAGAGAGTTCTTAGCTGCAAAGGGCTCTGAAGACTGCCTAGCCCAAGCCCCCTAGCCTGAGCGAGAGTAGTTTGTACTGCAGTTGGTGTAGCCAAATGAGTGGGTTGCCCGTGGACCTTAGCAAAAAACGCCCAGGTTTTCCTCCCCGCTCTGCACCTAGGGAAACAACTCAGCTAACAGCTTGCAAACATCCACGTGGTCAGGACGGAAGGAAACCCTGGCCACCCACGCAGAGCCCAGTTAGAAGCGGGAGGCGGAGATCTTCCGGGGGTGGGGCGTGGCCTCGGGCGGCTATTTCTGCGCCTGCGCGGAAGAAGAAACCCGTATAGCGGGGGCTGGGTTCGCCGGAACCCCGCGTTCCAGACTTCTGCTTCCGGGTCGGAGCCATGGCGGTGGCAAATTCAAGCCCTGTCAATCCCGTGGTGTTCTTTGATGTCAGCATTGGCGGCCAGGTGAGGTCTAGACAGCTGCCCAGCCCAGCGCCGAAGGGAAAGTGCACGGGATCTGGCAGGCTGATTTCACCCACCCAGGGGTAGCGGACTGGGGAAGCCTGAACGTGAAATTAGACCAGAATCTACCCACCTGCGAGccggggggcaggggcggggggggggaagaaggaaggaagaggaggagtttTGCCCATCCTAGCGCCAGACTTGTGAAGGGACTGGGTGAAACGGAGGGATTGACTGGAGGCGGGAGGTGGGAGAAACCAACCGGCATGGGGGAAGGAGGGTTCCCTGCTCGGTGAGGCCTTCACGGGCTTGCACTGGGCCCTCTCACCGTCTCCCGCCGGTTGCAGGAAGTTGGCCGGATGAAGATCGAGCTCTTTGCAGACGTTGTGCCTAAAACGGCTGAGAATTTTAGGTAAGAAGATGCTCCAGCTTTGCTGTATTAACTAAACCCCAGTCTGCGGAATCGTCTGCCAGCCTCTGTCCGTCCACTCAGTGTCCTTGAGATCTGATTCCTCTGGGTATCGCTCTGAATAGTCACCTTTTTGACTAATCCCGTGTCAATTTATGTTGTTAATCTGTATTCCTAGGTGTCTGAACATCTGGTTAGCCCGTTGGTGGGCTTGCTGGTCCCAATGTATGTGCCCTCATCTCCGAGATTAGGGGCCCTCACGGCTGCGATGCTATGGTAACTGAGTCCTTcgttttttcccctttcaggcAATTCTGCACTGGAGAATTCAGGTCAGTCTCAGACGTGGTTGACTTCTCTGCTTGCTCCTGAGGGGTTTTGGGGCTGCAGTGAGGGTATTGGGGAACCACCAGCCGGCCTTGGATGATTGACAATGATAGAAGGTAATCCCCCACGGGTCTGTCCTCATTTCAGTTGCCTTTTTTATCTCTCTTCTCCCGACCATCTTTAGGAGAGCCTCTTTGGCGCGAGTGTGTGGTTAACTGGAAGGGCCTGTGATTACCTGTCATCATTCtaagtctctttctttttgtttatagaaaagaTGGGGTTCCAATAGGATACAAAGGGAGCACCTTCCACAGGTAAGGCCTCCAGCGAGTCATCCTGGGGGACTTTTAGAATTACTTCCTTGGGGGCATTAGGCTctttagaggaaaacaaaattgtaGGATAATTCTTAGATCTTGAGAAGGGATGTTTTTGTGAACTCAGCAATTGAGTCGAAGGTTTATTAAAAGCCAAAGCGATCAACAGTGTATTTTGAAATCAACGTTAATCTAAACTACAGAATATTCTCTCAGGATTCTTTGTTCTCTGTTTCAGGGTCATAAAGGATTTCATGATTCAGGGTGGTGATTTTGTTAATGTAAGTATTATTCCTTTCCTGTTGAGGGCTCacggggtttttttgttgttattgctgcTCCTACTATTTTTAGTTCAGGGTTGGGGTCTTAAGGCTTGAGAACCACAGCCAAGTttaatggggtgggggtgggggtgggaaagtTGATGGCTACTACTCGCTGCATCACTTGATGACAGATACCAGCACTTTGATTGAGTCACTAACTTCCAAATCAGCTTTTTAGAGCCAGAAACTGAACTTTCCCATCATACCTGTAGATGATCCATGACAGACCCCAATTAATTGATCACATGGAATTTGCTAGAAATCAGATGCAATGTGTTTTTTCTAAACAGTGATAAGTCCCTTTCCATTGAGCTAAATGCTTGTGCCCCATTTTCCCTTCCACTTCTGGTATCCTGGAAAGctgaggttttttggttttttgtttttgttttttttaagcagaagttGGTTAGTGGGCAAGGAATCAGAGCATGAGAGTTCTGGCAGGATGTTCCTCTCTTCACTGGGAGAGCCCGGTGAAATAGTCCTTCACTGCTAAGCATGATTTTCTTGTGGCTACACTGTGTGTGTCCCCATATCgagcctcctctgccccctcGACCTCGGAGGGTGTAAATAAACCACATTTATACTTTCTTAAACCTACTTTTGTCCTCACTCACCCACTTCTGTGCATGGTCTTTCTTGTTAATATCATGTGGCTAGTCATGTTGCTGTTTTCTTGGATCTGGGAGACATTCTTTCTCCTCTATTTGTATATTTAGTTTGACTCAGGAGTTTTTAAagatctctctctttcccatttgGGTAAGTTTACCAAGTGGCAGATTTGCTGAATCAAAAACAGATATGTTTTGTTTCATCTGTATGATGTAAAACTGGGAAATTTTACCAGAAAATTCTGgcgttttatttttctctctaacaAACGGGAAGTAGAGGTGCCCTGGGCCTGTGTTTCTCATGCAGCAACAACTGGTTGGAATCTGGTCACTGCTCCCTTTAGACAGGATGTATCCTTATTCTACCACAGTTCCCATCACCTACTTCCCTTATTTATGTCATCTGCCCACATAAGCATCTGACTGTAGTAGGGCTTGGGTGACCATATACTTTTTCTGTTAGCTGGTTAGAAGGGCTGAGAAGCtattctctgccttctttcccttcctcccacaggcTCCCGTATTGCAATCTTGTCTTAGCAGGACATGACCAACTTCTTACAGGTCATTGCCAGGCACATCTCCTCACTTGCTGAGAGCCCTAGGGTTAGACAACAGTGTTCAGCCAGAAGTCTGAGCGTCAGCAAGAAGCAATTGCTCAGAGCCACCCTTagggcagaaaaaaatggaatcagcTAGAGGCAGAAGAAGCAAGATTTGAGACCCTCTAAAGTTGGACcaagaatatttatttgttttaataatatttgctttgtttttttttttttttctggttgcaAAGGAAAagtgcaaaaatgaaaataaatcatctcTCAAGGAATCTCACCCCTCAAGGAATATACCCTTGGCATTTTAGTTTATAGCTGCCTGTCTCATCATTGCATATGTTTGTCTGTCAGATACAATTTTTAACAGACTTAAGATCATacacatgttttaatttttttgtgcttGATAATTGtctgcattttctttcatcattaaatcttccaaaacatttttaatagctaCCTAATATTCCACTATGAATATACAGTGAATTTGTTTGACCAGTCCACTATTGTTGAAGATTTAAGTTGCTTTCTATTCTTTGCTCTGcaaattatttttgacattttccctTCTTTGGCTTCTGGAGCACAATAGATAGTGTGTTTATAGAGAATGATGTGGGAACTGATTTGTTCTCGGTTTACTGGGAAATTGGAAATgactgttttctcttccttctgtatgtatgtatatatttatgtggcATTAAAGATATAATAGCTCACATATACATAGTGCTATATGGATTGCAGAGCACTCCTCTCAAACACTGTCTAATTGGATCTTCAAGGCCATGCTGTAAAAAGTAGGTGATTTCATCTTCACTTGAGAATTGAGGGAACTGGGAACTGGAGATAGGAGGTGACCTTCCCAGTTCATAAATGATAGATCTGGACTCAAATTTACTCTTTCCACTATACAGAGCTTCATGTTATTGAAGTTTTTTATCAAGTAAAGGTTTGAATTTGAGAGTTTTCTTCCCTGGCTTATGTTAATCCCCTTTGATCATCTTTGCCCCAATAAGGGCCCCTCAATTCTGCATTAGGTCAGTGTTTTTCCATTCTACCATGTacccagctttcttttctttaccaaCTGGCTGGGAGAGATTGGCCTTTTACCTTTCTCCATATTACCTTTAAGCCCCAAAGATCCTATCTAAGGTACTGCAAATATGGCCTTGATCAAGTTGCTTTATTACCCTGACTTAAGTTTGCTTACCTGAAAATGAGGAAGATGATAAGGCTTACTCCATAGAGTTGTTGGAAGAGCAAAGAGATAATGCAACTAAAGCTAGTTAAAACAGAAGTTGGAGACTTATGACAGGGTGTTTCATGGAACCCCAAAGAAGAAATTGAACTAGGAACTGGAAAGCCACAGGCCAAGtagttctttctctctgtttctcaagAGCTCACTACACGTGtgtttcattctcttctccaGTCCTCCTTTCGGAAGATAGTCACCTCCAGCTTCCAGGTTTACATGATACAAGTTCAACCCCAAAGAGAGCATCTCTTCTACTTCATGATTCCCAGAGAAGGAACTCTAGTTGGCCCTGCATGAGTTAGGCATTCTCTGCCGGACCTCCCCTGAGCTCAACTTTGGTCAGGAAGGTGGTAGCATGTTGTACAGACTAGACTTCCAAGAGCCCATCCACCTGCATAGTTGGGGGGAGTGGGGCAGTCGTTAGTCAAATAGATCCTCTAACATTACAGTTGCAGGCATGAGAGTCTTTGGGAGTGGCAATGATTATGGATGTGATCACTGTACTGCTGTTCTCTACTTTGCTTGTGTCttgtttttccccttaatggGCACACtagagtttgaacccaggacctcctgtacgccaagcacatgctctaccactgagctatacccctcaccCCCAGGTTGTGTGTTCACTACCTTTCTAGGGGCCCAGCTGTgacctattattttttttttttaaagcctgtgaGATGCCATGGCCAGGTTGTGGGCTGCATGTACCTTGGATGGGTCTTGCTTTGACAGCATGATAGGGTCAAAGAGGTGTGACTCCCAAAGTAACCCGCAGGAGTAAGAGGACTTTGAAGGAGCGAGGCTTCAGGTACAGCAGCgttcctgctctgggctccagggaCCAACACTTGCAAGTTGCTAacacttcccttctctctgctcaggGAGATGGTACTGGAGTTGCCAGTATTTACCGGGGGCCATTtgcagatgaaaattttaaacttagaCACTCAGCTCCAGGCCTGCTTTCCATGGTAAGTGAGGACCAGTCAAGGTTTTGGGTTAGGTTTATAGCCGGGTGGGTTCTGGGCCCCTGTTGAGGTCCAGTGCTGTCTCCTGGGATGGAAGCCAGTGCTCTCCTCTTGCTTGACCTGGTTTTCACCTCTGCCAcgcccacctccttcctccatctggtTTGACTTTATTGGGCTGGACCCACTAGCAGGCTGGGGAGCCAAAATTGAACTCTGCTGTGTTTTCCTACTTTGTCTGAGCCAGGACATGCGGCTGGGCACTCAGCCTCACTGCTTAGAATGCAGCCAGTTGTGTTTTCAAGACCCAGTGACTCTCACTGCCTGCTGACTGGTGACCCCCTCTGGCTCACTCACCACCcttcctcctggctccctcccacTCCACCCAGTCCCTCTTATGCATCTCACTCCTCTTTTGCCACTCCCCTTTTACCGTCCCCCTGCCCAGCTCCTTCCACACCTCATCCACCGCACCTCTGCTCACTCTCTCTTCACTTGCCCTTATTCCCCCTCACTCCTTCTCACTCCTTAACTGTCTCCATCCCGCCCTGTGATGACCCATTTCCCTCTCAGTGCCCCAGACCCAATATTTATGTGTGCATTCTCTGTCCTGCTTGCCTGCTCTTCCACTCCTCGACTTGGGCATTGATCAAGTACAGGTTTGTTGACAGCCACTATTTCAGGCCTCATGGTCAGACATGAGGATACAGACCTGATCCCTGCCCTTGTGACACTTGACATCTAGTAGGGGAATCACACATGCAAAATGACGAGTCCAGTATAGTATAATTCATGCCATCAGTGTACCAAGGGGAGGGCACCTCGGTGTATGTAAAAGTGCTGTCAGTACACCAAAGAATGAGACTGATCGCTGCAAGGATCCAAAGAAGTTCTCTACCAGGTGGCATTCCAAGTCAAGCAAACAGCCTAAACACAAGATGTGTAACCACGAAAGAGCAGGGTGGCATGGGCGAGGGACGGAAAGTGAGGAACATGGTGAGAACACAGGGTGtgagtgggggagggagtggcCGGTAGAGACCACTGGAGAGGCGGGTGGGTCTGGCTCCTAAAGGGCTTTAAATGCCAACATAAGGGTGGACTTTACTTCATAGGTTATGGAGAGTGgtgcgctttttttttttgagcagggTTGATCAGCTTTGTGTTTTAGAAGGAATACCTTGGCTGCAATGTGAGTGGCAGATGGGAATGGAGAGGCCAGGGCAGAGAAGCCAGTTAAGAGGCTTCCATAATAACTGGGTGAGCGCAGCATAGCAAACAGCGTACAGCCTCTTTTTAGGAATGTCAGGCTGGGCAAGTGTGGGTAAAGAGTGCAGAAGTGGCTTAGGTGGGCTTGGATCTCCGCCATGAGGATTGGAACCTCTCTCAGCACACCCCACTGTGTTAGCGTCTGTGGAGGAGTCGGGAAAATGGAAGGAAGCCTTGGTCTTTCCTCCCCTTGGGCTGATAATGGTTAAGTTGTGCTGTCACATATCTTGTAGTGTGATTGTTTTTGCTTTCATCCTCCACTAAATCATGAgttcctcaagggcagggactgAGTCTCATTGATCTTCAAGCCTTACTACCTGATGCAGAAAGGTGCTGAGCAGACAttgatgaatgactgaaagaTAATCTGAATAAAGGCTAACATTGAGCGCTTACTCAACAAGCACCTTAtttacattaattcattttaatcctctcaacatCTCTTTGAGATTggtacggatgaggaaactgaggcacagagaggttatatGGCTAAACTAAGATcacagtggtggagctgggatgtaAGCTAGGTcatctgagggggagggtatagctcaagcggtagaatacacacttagcatgcaccaggtcctgggttcaatctctagtacttcctctaaaagaataaagtaagcTAGGTCATCTGGCTCCGGAGCTCCAAGCTGATTGAACCACGAAGCTATCCTGCTTGGAAGAATGGATAAAAGTTGATAAGGGCAGAGTTTCCCCTGTGCTAAAAACACATATTTTGTGACTCTTTTCCTGCCTGCTTGCTAATAAATGTTTATACATCGAGCAgcaagatagatagatagatagatagatagatagatagatagatagatagatagagggaaggggtgggaagaatTGGGACCACTGGGGAATCTATCCTTGTTTCAACGTGTAGGTCTGCTCCGACTGGCTCAGGCAGGCAGCCTCTTATTTTCATATGTGAAATGTTCCTGTGTTCCtgtacaaaaaccaaaaaatagcCTCATCTCAAATGGGGAATTTCTAAAGTATAATGTGAAATCCCTAATTAGAACTTACCCCTAGACAATgtctttcatgtattttcatacacatttttGTCTTCAGTGTTTAACACAGATTCAACCAATTTAAATCCATTAAAGCAACCAGTTAAGGCTAGTGACCTATCTAATAATTTATAGTTTTGCCTCCATAGTAGTAATTTTTTGAGACCTGTACTTTTAATAGTAccagtatttttcagttttctctctactctactcatttttttcccaaagtaagGGAAGTGTGCAATGAAATATTCACATAGGTAGATGGACTGTGTAACTGTAAGGCAGTGCTGCTGAAACATGGCTTGGGTGTGCTGATTGCTTCGTGTTGTGATGATAGCCTGTTCTTTTATAATGCATTGTGAAATATAGTGATATGAAAACCATTTCAAGGGAAGAAAAGGCAAGGGATATGACCAGACAGTTTCAGATtctcaattcaaaaaaatactttttcctgtaaaactcaataataaaagattTGGGGTGTGGCTGTAAAAAGCAAACATCATTGATTAGATGTAGTCTTTTTCTAGCATAGCAACTCCTTGCtccttaaatgtttttataatcatTGTTAAGGGATAGTAAAAAGCCATTCAGACAAAATAGCTTATAGCATAGGCGACAGGCTTCTCAGCTAGTAGCTAATTTGTAAGTGTAATCTGGTTATTACCAGTACTGGACTAAATACAGCACATCAGGTCCCATAAACAATTGTTCCCATTATAAAAATTCACACTGTAGGAGAAatgtacatttattaaaaaatctagccccttgagggcagagattgTGTATTCTGTTCTTCTCTGTACCCTTGGGTCCTGGCTCGTAGTAGATACTCAATCAGGTTTGCTGAAAGAAAGCGGGGAGGAGTCAGGGCTAAAGGCTCTTTGGGGGGTCTCGCCCTTCAGCTTGTGTGGCCAGGAAAACTCACTGCAAGTGTATTTGGTTTCCATCAGGCAAACAGTGGTCCCAGTACAAACGGCTGCCAGTTTTTCATCACCTGCTCTAAGTGTGATTGGCTAGATGGGAAGCACGTGGTGTTTGGTGAGTCCTAGTCCTGTCCCATAGCCCAGGCCCCATTCCCCCGGAGTGGAGCTTCCAAAGGAGCTGGCCCCCAACTCTTGTACTAAGAGTGCTCGACAGGTGTAATGGCTCTGGGTGGTGGTAGGGAAGGTGGAGGCCGTGGAGGTGGAGAGGATGTGTGGTTAGAGAGCTAGAGGGGAGGGCGAAGGGGCCCTCTGATGTAGTGAGTAACCACCTGGGCAGTGGGTATGTCAGCACTTCAGAAGTGCCACACAGAGGCCGCACGGTACAGTGGGGCTTTGCGATGCTCAATCCTGCGTTTGAGCCCTAACTCTGCTACGTGCTACCTGTGACCCTGGGAACAGTTCACTTCTTTCTGATGTTAgtctgaggatcaaatgagacgACAGATGAGAATGGGCATTGGAAGCAGGAAAGAGCTGTGCAGATGAGAATAGTAAAGTCCAGCGCATACTCTTCCCACAGGAAAAATCATCGATGGACTTCTGGTGATGAGAAAGATTGAGGTGAGTACTGTTTTGATCTCAGCCTCTTTCTCAGCCATTCTGGCCTAGGACTGGTTGAGGAATTTGAGAACCGAGAGTGGGCTCCAGCTTGTGAGGCCCAGGCTTCCCTGCCTCCAGTTTCAGGGACTGCTTCTGGAAAACGGGGGTAGCCCATGTGCCTCCCGAGTGTTCTGGGCCCTGAGCTAGCCTCTCTAGTGCATACTGAGGTTTGGCCTCTGGTGGCTCCTTCACCTACTTGATAAAATCCTCCTCAGCAGTGTATTCAAGGCCCCTCAAgaccctgtccctgcctccctctccacgACCCCTTCTGCCACTGCGGCTTCTGTGTTCTAGTCACATCAGGCTACTGGCTCTCCTCTGAATACGCCGTACTACGCCATGCACGTCTCTGCCTCTTGCgctcccttcttttcctcctgatGGGATCCCATTCATCCTCTGGGCCCAGCTCAAATGTCTCCAGTTCTGTGACTCCTTCCCTGACCTGTGTAAGCATCAGTTTATACAACCCTGTTTACAACTCACCCTGCACACAACTGTCTTACAACTTACTGCACTGTTACATGTCATAGGTTTgatattttttaagtgttatccattttctctttgatttataTTCTTCACCTGTCTGCTAGGAGGTAGACTGTGGTCAGATCAGTCTCTGAACCCTCCGTCCTTAGCACAGGGGCTGGCAGGCAGCAGTAAATGTGCAGTGAGGGAGTGTCTGAGTGGAGGAATTACCACTGCTTTCTCTCCTAGAATGTTCCCACTGGGCCCAACAATAAGCCCAAGCTGCCTGTGGTGATCTCACAGTGTGGGGAGATGTAGTCCAGACTAAGACTGAATCAGGTAAGTGCTTCTTTCCTGGTAAGGAGTCAGGACT includes the following:
- the PPIH gene encoding peptidyl-prolyl cis-trans isomerase H isoform X2 gives rise to the protein MAVANSSPVNPVVFFDVSIGGQEVGRMKIELFADVVPKTAENFRQFCTGEFRKDGVPIGYKGSTFHRVIKDFMIQGGDFVNANSGPSTNGCQFFITCSKCDWLDGKHVVFGKIIDGLLVMRKIENVPTGPNNKPKLPVVISQCGEM
- the PPIH gene encoding peptidyl-prolyl cis-trans isomerase H isoform X1, with product MAVANSSPVNPVVFFDVSIGGQEVGRMKIELFADVVPKTAENFRQFCTGEFRKDGVPIGYKGSTFHRVIKDFMIQGGDFVNGDGTGVASIYRGPFADENFKLRHSAPGLLSMANSGPSTNGCQFFITCSKCDWLDGKHVVFGKIIDGLLVMRKIENVPTGPNNKPKLPVVISQCGEM